In a single window of the Pseudodesulfovibrio profundus genome:
- a CDS encoding SurA N-terminal domain-containing protein, with translation MLDIMRENASGWIVKILFAIIIIVFVFAFGMSGLDTSNDPVLATVNDRIITRAEFEDAFQRAAEGLRKANPNVTSAQLQDPQFKQLVLNELINSRLLLEEAERLGISASDEEVFAAITRQSIFWNAEDKFDRNIYQAALRSIRMTPAQFEANFRNEYIAGKVKDMVRSTGNATEEQTRELYNWVGEEVTIDYIETSPRQFVDAIDVTDEEIRQFYTENESRFMVPEQASIRYLTFTPKALATYQEVTDEEIKAYYDANADNLVQREEVNARHILVMTKDSDTESVQKEARNKIDRIYKKAKAGEDFAELAKTYSEGPSASNGGALGWFGRGAMVPEFEEAAFATPKGEVSEPIKTQFGWHIIYVDDRKDPESKSLEYVKDQIAQAIAEEKAAEVISDMLDQSMDRLVSGMDLEAIADELGLLAVTSRPMPESSLPQAFGMTPEAAQVIMAIPAGEAHQTPLAIDGGYMLLEKVEDIPAAPMELDQVKQVIINAITTEKATEKAKAAADEILAKLSSPEGAKELADRIKTSEQFSRQGVVPGLGRNVKLAKAVFDSDGTTWLSESYVMPSGSIIVAKLHERIAAPEEMWEQQKDTWIEQASRNYQTEALTAFMTDLRKEANIVIARPDLLN, from the coding sequence ATGTTAGACATCATGCGTGAGAACGCTTCGGGGTGGATCGTCAAGATCCTCTTTGCCATTATCATCATCGTTTTCGTCTTCGCCTTCGGTATGAGCGGGCTGGACACCAGCAATGATCCCGTGCTGGCTACTGTCAATGACCGGATCATCACCCGCGCCGAGTTTGAAGACGCTTTCCAGCGCGCCGCAGAAGGATTGCGCAAGGCCAATCCGAACGTTACTTCCGCTCAGTTGCAGGACCCACAGTTCAAGCAGCTTGTTCTCAATGAACTGATCAACTCCCGACTGCTGCTGGAGGAAGCCGAGCGACTCGGCATCTCAGCATCCGACGAAGAAGTATTTGCCGCCATCACCCGCCAATCCATCTTCTGGAATGCCGAAGACAAGTTTGACCGGAATATCTACCAGGCTGCCCTGCGCTCCATCCGCATGACCCCGGCCCAGTTCGAAGCGAACTTCCGCAACGAATATATCGCCGGAAAAGTCAAGGATATGGTCCGCTCCACCGGCAACGCCACTGAAGAGCAGACCCGTGAGCTTTACAACTGGGTTGGCGAAGAAGTGACCATCGATTACATCGAGACTTCCCCGCGCCAGTTCGTTGATGCCATTGACGTGACTGACGAAGAGATTCGCCAGTTCTACACCGAGAACGAATCCCGCTTCATGGTTCCCGAACAGGCCAGCATCCGCTACCTGACCTTCACTCCCAAGGCTCTGGCAACCTACCAGGAAGTCACCGACGAAGAGATCAAGGCATACTATGATGCCAACGCCGACAACCTCGTTCAGCGAGAAGAGGTCAACGCCCGCCATATCCTGGTCATGACCAAGGACTCCGACACCGAGTCCGTCCAGAAGGAAGCGCGCAACAAGATCGACCGCATTTACAAAAAGGCCAAGGCCGGTGAAGACTTCGCCGAATTGGCAAAGACCTACTCCGAAGGCCCGTCCGCTTCCAATGGCGGCGCACTGGGCTGGTTCGGACGCGGCGCCATGGTGCCGGAATTTGAAGAAGCCGCCTTTGCCACTCCCAAGGGAGAGGTATCCGAACCGATCAAGACGCAGTTCGGCTGGCACATCATCTACGTAGATGATCGCAAGGACCCCGAGAGCAAGTCTCTTGAATACGTCAAGGACCAGATCGCTCAGGCCATTGCCGAAGAAAAGGCTGCTGAAGTCATCTCTGACATGCTTGACCAGTCCATGGACCGTCTTGTGTCCGGCATGGACCTCGAAGCCATTGCCGACGAACTCGGTCTGCTGGCCGTCACTTCCCGTCCCATGCCCGAATCCTCGCTGCCGCAGGCATTCGGCATGACCCCGGAAGCTGCTCAGGTCATCATGGCCATTCCGGCCGGTGAAGCCCACCAGACCCCGCTTGCCATCGACGGCGGCTACATGCTGCTCGAAAAGGTCGAGGACATCCCTGCCGCTCCCATGGAGCTGGATCAGGTGAAGCAGGTCATCATCAACGCCATCACCACCGAGAAAGCCACGGAAAAGGCCAAAGCTGCTGCTGACGAGATTCTCGCCAAGCTCTCCTCACCCGAAGGTGCCAAGGAGCTGGCTGATCGTATCAAGACCTCTGAGCAGTTCTCCCGTCAGGGCGTTGTTCCCGGCCTGGGACGCAACGTGAAGCTCGCCAAGGCTGTCTTTGACTCCGACGGTACCACGTGGCTGTCCGAATCCTACGTCATGCCTTCCGGCTCGATTATCGTTGCCAAGCTGCATGAACGTATCGCTGCCCCTGAAGAAATGTGGGAACAGCAGAAGGACACCTGGATCGAACAGGCAAGCCGCAACTACCAGACCGAAGCGCTGACCGCATTCATGACGGACCTCCGCAAGGAAGCGAACATCGTGATTGCCCGTCCCGACCTGCTGAACTAG
- a CDS encoding PAS domain S-box protein: MTRRTAYLIPLIVGFALAVALFIELHAENERHMQASRLEVFYKMSVVQGHLEEAVATRLQLGGAFKAFVMLNPEVEQETFQALVRSLLGNMSGVRAILLAKNNIVTHAFPRDIEEVVLSKSLLSDFPVPLQNLTRKMLHARVRQVSRQFPLEGRDVVAIMTPVYLPDPTTLTTSRYWGSVVVFIDAQTIYREAGLISHKPTLEMALRSISDGSGAGEMLVGAEKVFEMSPVTMNISIPGGYWQMGAVPKGGWPPSPYQNHLIYGGGAVVLAITGLLLATVYFLLNGIKEREKYRYLVQNAKSIILRVDVNGVITFCNEYTESFFGYEPGELVGKELVGSLIPAKSLDGKPMKRIINRLIHTEKGTVFNEYLHKRKNGEMVWVSWATEPVLGRDDVVMELLCVGTDITDRKITEEALRQSERQYRMLAENITDIIWGLDAGRRFTYISPSDESLRGFKRHEVLSRPIGEFLTPQSLREFEESVKRLLFHIADEGNPPSTILDLEFLCADDSTVWLETRIGLMLNDDRELIGLQGVGRDISDRKRADALRDDVERIARHDLKTPLGAVVGLPEEIRRLGGLSGTQYEMLSTIETAGETMLDLINRSLDLFKMESGTYELRKTSVDVLKVIDCIRKESRAIIHKKGISLGVEVLDQTFTNEFRVFAEEPLLRSMLSNLLLNAFQASPEGCSVTVTLTRTPDVVIVIRNKGEVPPGVRENFFEKYVSSDNSSGSGIGTYSARQIARTHGGDIMVDTCEPGHTCVTVSLPR; encoded by the coding sequence ATGACGCGACGTACCGCATATCTCATTCCGCTCATTGTCGGCTTTGCCCTTGCCGTTGCTCTCTTTATTGAGTTGCACGCGGAAAACGAGCGCCATATGCAGGCTTCACGTCTTGAAGTCTTTTATAAAATGTCGGTTGTCCAGGGTCATCTGGAAGAAGCGGTTGCCACGCGATTGCAATTAGGTGGCGCTTTCAAGGCGTTTGTCATGCTCAATCCCGAGGTCGAGCAGGAGACCTTCCAGGCCCTTGTTCGATCCCTGTTGGGCAACATGAGTGGCGTGCGCGCCATTTTGCTGGCGAAAAACAATATCGTCACGCATGCCTTTCCTAGGGATATCGAGGAAGTGGTCCTCTCGAAGAGCCTCTTGAGTGACTTCCCTGTCCCGTTGCAAAATCTCACCAGAAAAATGCTCCACGCCCGAGTGCGTCAGGTCTCTCGGCAGTTTCCTCTGGAAGGGCGGGATGTTGTCGCTATCATGACCCCTGTCTATCTGCCGGACCCGACCACCCTGACCACCAGTCGCTACTGGGGTAGTGTGGTTGTTTTCATCGATGCACAGACTATCTACCGTGAAGCAGGGCTGATAAGTCATAAGCCGACACTGGAGATGGCACTGCGCTCCATAAGCGACGGTTCCGGAGCCGGAGAAATGCTGGTGGGGGCGGAGAAAGTCTTTGAAATGTCGCCGGTGACCATGAATATTTCCATCCCCGGAGGCTACTGGCAGATGGGGGCGGTTCCCAAGGGGGGCTGGCCGCCTTCTCCGTATCAAAACCACTTGATATACGGGGGCGGAGCTGTGGTCCTGGCGATCACGGGACTACTTCTTGCCACCGTGTATTTTCTGTTGAACGGTATCAAGGAACGCGAAAAATACCGCTACCTTGTCCAAAATGCCAAATCCATCATTCTGCGCGTCGATGTCAATGGCGTCATTACGTTTTGCAATGAGTATACGGAGTCCTTTTTCGGATATGAGCCGGGAGAACTTGTCGGGAAGGAGCTTGTCGGGTCGCTGATTCCGGCCAAGAGTCTGGATGGCAAGCCCATGAAGCGTATCATCAACCGTCTTATTCATACCGAGAAAGGGACGGTTTTCAACGAGTACCTTCACAAGCGGAAAAACGGTGAAATGGTCTGGGTGTCATGGGCAACTGAGCCGGTTCTTGGGCGTGACGACGTTGTCATGGAATTGTTGTGTGTCGGGACGGACATCACGGATCGAAAGATTACAGAGGAAGCCCTCAGGCAGAGTGAACGGCAATACCGCATGCTTGCGGAAAATATCACCGACATCATCTGGGGGTTGGATGCGGGAAGGCGATTCACGTATATCAGTCCGTCCGATGAGTCCCTTCGCGGTTTCAAACGCCATGAGGTGCTCAGCCGACCCATTGGCGAGTTTCTGACTCCCCAGTCTTTGCGCGAGTTCGAGGAGTCCGTGAAGCGACTGCTTTTCCATATCGCAGATGAAGGGAATCCACCCTCCACCATTCTTGATCTTGAATTCTTGTGTGCTGATGATTCCACTGTGTGGCTGGAAACACGGATCGGACTGATGCTCAATGATGATCGGGAATTGATCGGCCTTCAAGGGGTGGGGCGTGATATCTCCGACCGCAAGCGAGCCGATGCCTTGCGTGACGATGTGGAGCGCATCGCTCGGCATGATCTCAAGACGCCGTTGGGGGCCGTGGTAGGTCTTCCCGAAGAGATACGTCGCCTGGGCGGGCTGAGCGGTACACAGTATGAAATGCTGAGCACCATTGAGACTGCTGGTGAGACCATGCTTGATCTGATCAATCGATCACTGGATCTCTTCAAGATGGAATCAGGGACCTATGAGCTGAGAAAAACGAGCGTCGATGTGCTTAAGGTCATTGATTGCATTCGCAAGGAGTCCCGAGCCATCATCCATAAAAAAGGGATCAGCCTTGGTGTCGAAGTCCTTGATCAGACCTTCACCAATGAATTTAGGGTGTTTGCCGAAGAACCGCTGCTTCGCTCCATGCTCTCCAACCTGTTGCTCAACGCGTTCCAGGCATCACCGGAAGGGTGCTCTGTCACCGTCACACTGACGCGGACGCCGGATGTGGTCATCGTTATTCGGAACAAGGGCGAGGTGCCGCCGGGCGTTCGTGAAAATTTCTTTGAAAAATATGTCTCGTCCGACAACAGCAGCGGGTCCGGTATCGGAACATATTCCGCACGCCAAATCGCCCGGACACACGGCGGCGATATCATGGTGGACACCTGTGAACCCGGACATACCTGTGTGACGGTTTCCCTGCCTCGATAA
- a CDS encoding zinc dependent phospholipase C family protein produces MRSILTIFILAVAVFAPEAAYAWGPGVHLALGNSVLGNLGCLPPLVGGLLACHKNAFLYGCLSADIFIGKGTTFRPGHSHNWVTGFKLLQSAKDPRVTAYAYGYLSHLAADVVAHNYYVPNALWRMSSGGKISHVYVEARADSRFEEERELALRLFKHPNRDTDNTLLSAMERRKLPFLLKKQIVKGSLRVTGSKEWGNSLRFVDNLLPWPQKTSDLDEMVNLSRNLVFEFLSDPKGSSAVSFDPIGSRNLRVVREMRSRNRRRKDKSSLFQPHATLAGIAAPCPVEGVAAVAGASG; encoded by the coding sequence ATGAGAAGTATCCTGACCATTTTCATACTGGCAGTGGCAGTTTTTGCGCCTGAAGCGGCGTACGCCTGGGGGCCGGGAGTCCATCTTGCCCTTGGCAATTCCGTGCTCGGCAACCTGGGGTGCCTTCCGCCACTGGTGGGCGGTCTTCTGGCGTGTCATAAAAACGCCTTTCTATACGGATGTCTTTCCGCGGATATTTTTATCGGCAAGGGAACGACATTCCGACCGGGCCACAGCCACAACTGGGTGACCGGTTTCAAGCTGCTTCAGTCGGCCAAAGATCCGCGTGTGACAGCCTACGCCTACGGATACCTTTCCCACCTCGCTGCCGATGTGGTGGCGCATAACTACTATGTTCCCAATGCCCTGTGGCGGATGTCTTCCGGTGGTAAAATCTCGCATGTGTATGTCGAGGCCCGTGCCGATTCTCGTTTTGAAGAGGAACGCGAGCTGGCGCTGCGGCTGTTCAAGCATCCTAACCGGGATACCGATAACACACTGCTTTCCGCCATGGAGCGAAGAAAGCTGCCCTTTCTGCTCAAGAAGCAGATCGTCAAGGGAAGCCTGCGCGTGACCGGGTCCAAGGAGTGGGGAAATTCCCTGCGATTTGTGGATAATCTGCTTCCATGGCCCCAGAAGACCAGCGACCTTGATGAAATGGTCAACCTTTCACGTAATCTGGTGTTCGAGTTTCTGTCCGACCCCAAAGGATCCTCTGCTGTTTCATTTGATCCCATCGGGTCTCGCAATCTGCGTGTTGTTCGCGAGATGCGCTCCAGAAACAGGCGCCGTAAAGACAAGTCGTCCCTTTTTCAGCCCCATGCGACTCTTGCCGGAATCGCAGCGCCCTGCCCTGTGGAGGGTGTCGCTGCTGTTGCCGGCGCTTCAGGATAG
- a CDS encoding GrpB family protein, giving the protein MTTGETLEEKIQRVLRDHVELVEYDPAWPAMFEAEKKHLLGLFPGGLIRRVEHYGSTSIPGMTAKPIVDMLIEVRDLEETRQAVPPVLEALGYDFFWRPLGENDGPPHYAWFIKRDRQGRRTHHLHMVEADSFVWEGLVFRDYLLAHPEWAARYLELKRDLCRRYPDDRIAYTHGKGDFVSQVLKLATSR; this is encoded by the coding sequence GTGACCACGGGCGAAACCCTGGAAGAAAAGATTCAGCGCGTTCTTCGCGATCATGTGGAACTGGTCGAATATGATCCTGCATGGCCTGCGATGTTCGAGGCGGAAAAAAAGCACCTGCTGGGTCTGTTTCCCGGTGGGTTGATTCGCCGTGTCGAGCATTATGGCAGCACCTCCATCCCGGGCATGACCGCCAAACCTATTGTGGACATGCTCATAGAGGTCCGCGATCTGGAAGAGACCCGTCAGGCTGTACCACCTGTTCTGGAAGCTCTGGGCTATGATTTCTTCTGGCGGCCCTTGGGTGAAAACGACGGGCCGCCGCACTATGCGTGGTTCATCAAGCGGGACAGACAGGGCCGTCGGACGCATCATCTGCATATGGTGGAGGCGGATTCCTTTGTATGGGAAGGGCTGGTCTTTCGGGACTACCTGCTTGCTCATCCTGAATGGGCTGCCCGCTATCTGGAACTCAAGCGGGACCTGTGCCGACGGTATCCCGATGATCGAATCGCCTACACCCATGGAAAAGGCGACTTTGTTAGTCAGGTTCTCAAACTGGCAACATCCCGGTAA